The following are from one region of the Treponema denticola genome:
- a CDS encoding ABC transporter ATP-binding protein — protein sequence METLLDVKNIQKIYKSRFSKQGTVALRDVSFSVKKNEFTAIMGESGSGKTTLLNLLATLDKPSSGEIFLKGEPISKIKGKDISAFRRNKLGFVFQDYNLLDQFSVKDNILLPLVLSNYPIDEMNKRLLPLAEALRISSLLEKYPYEISGGQCQRAAAARAFITKPQLILADEPTGALDSKSSDMLLETFSQMNEAGQTIIMVTHSARAASYAKRVLFLRDGNIYYEIYKGDMGQAIFRERINEGLFMMNRMDS from the coding sequence GTGGAAACATTACTTGATGTTAAAAATATTCAAAAAATTTACAAGTCCCGATTTTCAAAACAGGGAACGGTTGCCTTGCGTGATGTAAGTTTTTCGGTAAAGAAAAATGAATTTACGGCTATTATGGGAGAGTCCGGTTCGGGGAAAACGACCTTGCTTAATTTACTTGCAACCTTGGATAAACCTTCTTCCGGTGAGATATTTTTAAAAGGAGAACCCATATCCAAAATAAAAGGAAAAGATATTTCGGCTTTTAGGCGTAATAAATTAGGCTTTGTGTTTCAAGATTATAATCTCTTGGATCAATTTTCCGTAAAGGATAATATATTACTTCCTCTTGTACTCTCAAATTATCCTATTGATGAGATGAATAAAAGACTTCTTCCTCTTGCTGAAGCTTTGAGGATTTCAAGCCTTCTCGAAAAATACCCTTATGAGATTTCAGGTGGGCAATGTCAAAGGGCTGCTGCTGCAAGGGCTTTTATTACAAAACCTCAACTCATCTTGGCCGATGAACCTACAGGAGCCCTTGATTCAAAATCCTCGGATATGCTTTTAGAAACTTTTTCTCAAATGAATGAGGCCGGGCAGACTATCATAATGGTAACCCATAGTGCACGGGCGGCAAGTTATGCAAAGCGTGTTTTGTTTTTGCGTGATGGAAATATTTATTACGAAATATATAAGGGCGATATGGGACAGGCTATCTTTAGGGAAAGGATCAACGAAGGGCTTTTTATGATGAACAGAATGGATTCGTAA
- a CDS encoding sensor histidine kinase, with amino-acid sequence MNITENSKLKLSIIIKSFFKDNFLFIFVPFLLIFLQVLILYLSNAETGLVSYISSLSISILIIFFILKFIFYYRKIKNYFDLVEQYEVNSESSDDEKFENRLDLSLSQIISLKKIKKIILEREASIYKNRKMLTDQNDYFSLWIHQIKTPITSINILLQNMNSSKDEVFEIKKALLNIDNYTQMALHYLKLQRPDKDLDFLKFNLNEVLQNIFRKYRSIFIYKNIELNYKPCDLNIISDQVLFELMIEQIISNSLKYCGIDGKRGILSIYIENQNPSILVIEDNGIGISPSDLPKIFDKGYSGLNGRLSEKATGLGLYLAREISERLGCTLTINSLQGAWTRAEVKLGTETSIDLFDNPVVEQV; translated from the coding sequence ATGAACATCACGGAAAACAGTAAATTAAAATTAAGCATAATTATAAAAAGTTTTTTTAAAGATAATTTTTTATTTATATTTGTTCCGTTTCTTTTAATCTTCTTACAAGTGCTTATCTTATATTTAAGTAATGCCGAAACCGGACTCGTATCTTATATAAGCTCATTAAGTATTTCCATTTTGATTATATTCTTTATATTAAAATTTATTTTTTACTATCGTAAAATAAAAAACTATTTTGACCTCGTGGAACAATATGAAGTAAATTCGGAAAGCTCTGATGATGAAAAGTTTGAAAACAGGCTTGATCTTTCTTTATCGCAAATTATTTCGTTAAAAAAGATAAAAAAAATAATCTTGGAAAGAGAAGCTTCCATTTATAAAAACCGGAAAATGCTTACCGATCAAAACGATTATTTTTCTCTTTGGATTCATCAAATAAAAACTCCTATTACTTCTATAAATATTTTATTGCAAAATATGAATTCTTCAAAAGATGAAGTATTTGAAATAAAAAAAGCTCTTTTGAATATAGATAATTATACCCAAATGGCATTGCATTATTTAAAGCTCCAAAGACCGGATAAGGATTTGGATTTTCTTAAGTTTAATTTAAATGAAGTTTTGCAAAACATCTTCCGTAAATACAGAAGTATTTTTATTTATAAAAATATAGAGCTTAATTATAAACCTTGTGATCTAAACATTATAAGCGATCAAGTTCTTTTTGAATTGATGATTGAGCAGATAATTTCCAACAGCCTAAAATATTGCGGCATAGACGGCAAAAGAGGAATTTTAAGCATCTATATTGAAAATCAAAATCCTTCAATCCTTGTAATTGAAGACAATGGAATCGGAATAAGCCCTTCAGACCTCCCCAAAATCTTCGATAAGGGATACTCCGGTTTAAACGGCCGTCTCAGCGAAAAAGCTACAGGCCTCGGCCTCTACCTTGCTCGAGAAATATCCGAAAGGCTCGGCTGCACTCTTACAATAAACTCTCTTCAAGGTGCATGGACTAGGGCAGAGGTTAAACTCGGAACGGAAACCTCAATAGACCTATTCGATAACCCCGTTGTTGAACAGGTTTAA
- a CDS encoding response regulator transcription factor produces MKQLIKILIVEDDNTIASVLKKNLEQWSFNVRCAKNFSNILEEFEDYKPSLVIMDIGLPAFNGYHWCSEIRNKSQVPIIFLSSRNDKMDIVMAMQMGGDDYIEKPFDMDVTIAKIQAVIRRTYQFTASMNEIGFAGTVLNLSTLTLVYNNKTTLLTANEIKILKCLYLAQGEFVSREKIMDVLWQNNQFVDDNTLSVNITRLRKKLENAGLFNFIENKKGLGYKLNEHHGKQ; encoded by the coding sequence ATGAAACAGCTTATAAAAATTTTGATTGTGGAAGATGATAATACTATAGCCTCGGTTTTAAAAAAGAATTTGGAGCAATGGAGCTTTAATGTACGCTGTGCAAAAAATTTCAGCAATATTTTGGAGGAGTTTGAAGACTATAAACCCTCTTTGGTAATAATGGATATAGGGCTTCCGGCATTTAACGGTTATCATTGGTGTTCCGAAATCAGGAATAAGTCTCAAGTCCCTATTATATTTTTATCTTCCCGTAACGATAAGATGGATATTGTAATGGCTATGCAAATGGGAGGCGATGATTATATCGAAAAACCCTTTGATATGGATGTAACCATTGCAAAGATACAGGCCGTTATCAGGCGGACATACCAATTTACCGCTTCGATGAATGAAATCGGCTTTGCCGGGACCGTTTTAAATTTGAGTACGCTCACTCTTGTGTATAATAATAAGACAACCTTGCTGACTGCAAATGAAATTAAAATTTTAAAATGCCTTTATTTGGCTCAAGGCGAATTTGTTTCGAGAGAAAAAATTATGGATGTGCTTTGGCAAAATAATCAGTTTGTGGACGATAATACTCTTTCGGTAAATATAACCCGCTTGCGCAAAAAGCTGGAAAACGCAGGGCTTTTTAATTTTATCGAAAACAAAAAAGGTTTGGGATATAAACTAAATGAACATCACGGAAAACAGTAA
- a CDS encoding M20 metallopeptidase family protein, translating into MDILKKVKEIEKDIISWRRHLHQNPEVGFELPNTIDFVCKKLDEFGIKYDRNAAKSAVIGYIHGAEKGDVIALRADMDALPVCEATGLDFASKNSFMHACGHDAHTSILLGAAKVLNDLKGSFKGTVKLIFQPAEELGTGSVDICEKGILDDVKEILGLHVGCISDEAKPGEFLFSKGSMMACMDKFSIKVKGVGAHGAYPSLSIDPVVIGSHIVVAIQEILGREVHPTEPAVITVGQFHSGSAFNIIPPEAYLEGTVRAVTNETRELIAKRIEEVASNIAKAFRGSIEYQFFRQPPPLINDAKVTDKAMGAAKELFPNDVKLMQRPVMGGEDFAWYLEKVPGSFIFLSTPSPIEGKVWPHHNPKFALDESQFYRGAALFAAYVMKELGK; encoded by the coding sequence ATGGATATATTAAAAAAGGTAAAAGAAATAGAAAAAGACATAATTTCTTGGCGCCGCCATTTGCATCAAAATCCTGAGGTTGGCTTTGAACTTCCTAATACAATAGATTTTGTATGTAAAAAATTGGATGAGTTTGGAATTAAGTATGACAGAAATGCGGCAAAAAGTGCCGTTATAGGTTATATTCACGGTGCAGAAAAAGGAGATGTTATCGCTCTGCGTGCAGACATGGATGCCCTTCCTGTTTGCGAAGCTACCGGACTTGACTTTGCTTCTAAGAATTCCTTTATGCACGCTTGCGGTCATGATGCTCATACTTCGATATTGCTTGGAGCCGCAAAGGTGTTAAACGATTTAAAGGGCAGTTTTAAAGGAACCGTTAAGCTTATCTTCCAGCCTGCGGAAGAACTGGGAACTGGCTCTGTAGACATCTGTGAAAAAGGAATCCTTGATGACGTAAAAGAAATTCTGGGACTTCATGTAGGCTGTATAAGCGATGAGGCAAAACCCGGCGAATTCCTTTTTTCAAAGGGCTCGATGATGGCCTGTATGGATAAATTTTCAATTAAGGTTAAGGGTGTAGGTGCCCATGGTGCTTATCCTTCTCTTTCGATAGACCCTGTTGTAATCGGCTCTCACATAGTTGTCGCCATACAGGAAATCTTAGGCCGAGAGGTACATCCTACGGAGCCGGCTGTAATAACGGTTGGACAATTCCATTCAGGTTCGGCATTCAATATAATTCCGCCTGAAGCTTATCTTGAAGGAACCGTACGGGCCGTAACAAATGAGACGAGGGAATTGATAGCAAAACGGATTGAAGAAGTTGCCTCCAATATTGCAAAAGCTTTTAGAGGTTCAATTGAATACCAATTCTTTAGACAGCCGCCTCCTCTTATAAACGATGCGAAAGTTACGGATAAGGCTATGGGAGCCGCCAAGGAGCTTTTCCCGAATGATGTTAAGCTTATGCAGCGGCCGGTCATGGGAGGAGAAGATTTTGCATGGTACTTAGAAAAAGTTCCGGGTTCATTTATCTTCTTATCGACTCCATCCCCCATTGAAGGAAAAGTCTGGCCTCACCACAATCCCAAATTTGCCTTAGATGAATCGCAGTTTTACAGAGGAGCAGCGCTCTTTGCAGCTTATGTAATGAAGGAGCTTGGTAAATAA
- a CDS encoding DUF5058 family protein — translation MDSYLNVANSWVLWLSAFPLLITVLFQAIIFSKKAKDAAKIVGLSDADVRKSFRIGMTSSIGPVLGVFIVMLGLMSVIGGPLAWMRLSIIGAASTELAAAQMAAQAQGIDLSSPDYGLINFANATWVMALNGSAWLFMTGLFSDKLNSLSKKISKGDPAKLAILMVTAMSGAFGFLCSNEITKALRSVKGKNYPAVAAAVSAALLMVVFEKLGNKYPKLKEYSLGIVMILAMVIAMVFKDLILK, via the coding sequence ATGGACAGTTATTTGAATGTTGCGAACTCTTGGGTTTTATGGCTTTCAGCTTTTCCGTTATTGATTACGGTATTGTTTCAAGCTATAATTTTTAGCAAAAAAGCAAAAGACGCTGCTAAAATCGTCGGCTTAAGTGATGCCGATGTGAGAAAGTCTTTCCGTATCGGTATGACATCTTCTATCGGACCGGTTTTGGGCGTTTTTATCGTAATGCTGGGCCTAATGTCGGTAATAGGCGGCCCTCTTGCATGGATGCGCCTTTCGATTATAGGTGCAGCCTCAACGGAACTTGCAGCGGCACAGATGGCGGCTCAGGCTCAAGGCATTGATTTATCAAGCCCCGATTACGGCTTAATAAATTTTGCAAATGCAACGTGGGTTATGGCGCTAAACGGAAGTGCGTGGCTTTTTATGACAGGTTTATTTTCCGATAAGCTTAATAGCTTATCAAAAAAAATATCGAAAGGGGATCCTGCCAAGCTGGCTATTTTAATGGTTACAGCTATGAGCGGAGCCTTCGGCTTTTTATGCAGTAATGAAATAACAAAAGCTCTTAGATCGGTAAAAGGGAAAAATTATCCGGCTGTTGCTGCTGCCGTATCTGCAGCTCTTCTAATGGTTGTATTTGAAAAACTCGGCAACAAATATCCTAAATTAAAAGAATACAGCTTAGGAATAGTTATGATTCTTGCAATGGTAATTGCAATGGTATTTAAAGACTTAATTTTAAAATAA
- a CDS encoding sodium-translocating pyrophosphatase, translating into MSISLALYAVLGGGIVALAYALIRTLWIYKQKVSDQALKEIGGHIADGAMAFLRREYITLLPFIAIVAVFLAIGNKGALKFQSLSFLLGALASMSAGYIGMRVATQANSRTTQAAKDNGLNGALKVAFSGGSVMGMSVVGLAFIGLFIVLILSTSILGTTENVLKDIVLPLATAFSLGASSIALFSRVGGGIYTKAADVGADLVGKVEAGIPEDDPRNPATIADNVGDNVGDVAGMGADLFESFVGSLVGAMILGLIVDTPDSSLKLRMMLLPLLISVVGLAASLIGTFFVKAKPGSNPQKALNTGTFGAALIATIFVFFTVKFVMGTETFNGTQGYLHVFASTVIGLAAGVLIGIITEFYTGTGKKPVKGIVDACETGAATTIISGLAVGMRSAFPVMILIGASIFSSFMLAGLYGVGIAAVGMLVTLGIQLAVDAYGPIADNAGGLAEMANFPKDVRNITDSLDAVGNTTAAIGKGFAIGSAALTAIILFTSFKEQAGVASVDITNINVLVGVLLGGVFPFLFSALTMSAVGKAAHKMIEEVRRQFKQHPGILENTEKPDYKRCVDISTQAALKEMVIPGIAAIITPILVGFAGGPAMLIGLLTGVTVSGVVLAVFMSNAGGAWDNAKKMIEGGIAGGKGSPSHKAAVVGDTVGDPFKDTSGPSINILIKLMSMVSLVIAPMLKIYWG; encoded by the coding sequence ATGAGTATTTCACTCGCATTGTATGCCGTGCTCGGAGGCGGGATTGTTGCCCTGGCTTATGCACTTATAAGAACCTTATGGATTTATAAACAAAAGGTTTCGGATCAGGCTTTAAAAGAAATTGGAGGCCATATAGCCGATGGAGCTATGGCTTTTTTAAGAAGGGAATATATAACTCTTCTTCCTTTCATTGCCATAGTTGCAGTTTTTTTAGCAATAGGAAATAAGGGAGCTCTGAAGTTCCAATCTCTTTCATTCTTGCTTGGTGCTCTTGCTTCAATGTCAGCCGGTTACATAGGTATGCGCGTTGCAACACAAGCCAACTCACGCACAACACAGGCTGCTAAGGATAATGGCCTAAACGGAGCCTTAAAAGTAGCGTTTTCAGGCGGAAGCGTTATGGGAATGAGCGTTGTAGGACTTGCATTTATAGGTCTTTTTATCGTTCTTATTCTCTCTACTTCAATACTAGGAACTACGGAAAACGTACTTAAAGATATTGTTTTACCTCTAGCTACAGCTTTTTCACTCGGAGCCTCGTCTATTGCTCTGTTCTCACGTGTAGGCGGCGGTATTTATACAAAGGCTGCCGACGTAGGAGCCGACCTTGTAGGAAAGGTTGAAGCAGGTATCCCCGAAGATGACCCCCGAAATCCTGCTACTATTGCAGACAACGTAGGAGATAACGTAGGTGACGTTGCAGGTATGGGTGCCGACCTCTTTGAGTCCTTTGTAGGCTCATTGGTAGGAGCCATGATTTTAGGTCTAATAGTAGACACTCCGGATTCTTCTTTAAAATTAAGGATGATGCTTTTACCTCTGCTCATTTCGGTTGTAGGTCTTGCAGCTTCCTTAATCGGAACATTCTTTGTAAAGGCAAAGCCGGGCTCAAACCCTCAAAAGGCCCTCAATACGGGAACCTTCGGTGCCGCTCTCATTGCAACAATTTTCGTTTTCTTTACCGTAAAATTTGTTATGGGAACAGAAACATTTAACGGAACTCAAGGTTATTTACACGTCTTTGCTTCTACGGTAATAGGTCTTGCTGCAGGCGTTTTAATCGGTATCATTACCGAATTCTACACCGGTACAGGAAAAAAGCCCGTTAAAGGAATCGTAGATGCTTGCGAAACAGGAGCTGCAACCACGATTATTTCAGGTTTAGCCGTAGGTATGAGAAGCGCCTTCCCCGTTATGATTTTAATAGGAGCTTCAATCTTTTCGAGCTTTATGCTTGCAGGCCTTTATGGTGTAGGTATAGCTGCTGTAGGTATGTTGGTAACCCTGGGAATCCAGCTTGCAGTTGATGCTTACGGCCCAATAGCCGACAATGCAGGCGGTCTTGCCGAGATGGCAAACTTCCCCAAAGATGTCCGCAATATTACCGACAGCCTCGATGCCGTAGGAAATACAACAGCCGCTATCGGTAAGGGTTTTGCTATCGGATCAGCTGCCTTAACAGCCATAATCCTCTTTACCTCATTTAAAGAGCAGGCCGGCGTAGCAAGCGTAGATATTACAAACATTAATGTTCTTGTAGGTGTTCTCTTAGGAGGAGTATTCCCCTTCTTGTTCTCGGCCCTAACAATGTCAGCTGTAGGAAAGGCTGCGCATAAGATGATCGAAGAGGTACGCCGCCAGTTTAAACAGCACCCCGGCATCTTGGAAAATACCGAAAAGCCCGATTATAAGAGATGTGTAGACATCAGTACTCAGGCCGCTTTAAAAGAAATGGTTATCCCCGGTATTGCCGCAATTATTACACCCATCCTTGTAGGCTTTGCAGGAGGCCCCGCAATGTTAATCGGTCTTTTGACAGGAGTAACGGTATCGGGCGTTGTATTGGCAGTCTTTATGTCCAACGCAGGCGGTGCATGGGATAATGCAAAGAAGATGATTGAAGGCGGAATAGCAGGCGGAAAAGGCTCACCTTCTCACAAGGCCGCTGTTGTAGGCGACACTGTAGGCGACCCCTTCAAAGATACTTCCGGCCCCTCCATCAACATATTGATTAAGCTTATGTCAATGGTTTCATTGGTTATAGCCCCGATGTTAAAAATATACTGGGGATAA
- a CDS encoding PTS transporter subunit IIC codes for MNNSFKNFLTKKNIEISARRYFIDAMSAMAMGLFSSLLVGTILNSIGLKLNIPFLTKTVWPICRDMTGAAIGIAIAHALKAHTFVLFSATIVGFAGNKLGGPVGAFIATIISTELGKAVSRETKIDLIVTPMVTIISGTIIAALVGPGMSSFMTWLGKIIMEATTLQPFWMGVTVSVLVGVILTLPISSAAICMMLSLAGLAGGAATVGCAAQMIGFAVMSYRDNGLGGSFAVGIGTSMLHMPNIIKNPKIWIPPTLTAAVLGPLATIIFKMENIPLGSGMGTCGLVGQIGTITAMESIGRGGLNTYFAILLLHFILPAVLTLFFTFILRKINWIKDGDLKLDL; via the coding sequence ATGAACAACTCTTTTAAAAACTTTTTGACTAAGAAGAATATCGAAATATCGGCTAGGCGTTATTTTATTGATGCTATGAGTGCGATGGCCATGGGGCTTTTTTCTTCTCTCTTGGTAGGTACGATTTTAAACAGCATAGGGCTTAAACTTAATATTCCCTTTTTAACAAAAACCGTCTGGCCGATTTGCCGAGATATGACGGGAGCTGCAATCGGTATAGCAATAGCCCATGCTTTAAAAGCCCACACCTTTGTGCTTTTTTCGGCAACTATAGTAGGTTTTGCAGGAAACAAGCTTGGCGGGCCTGTAGGTGCCTTTATCGCAACCATAATCAGCACCGAGCTGGGAAAGGCCGTCTCCCGCGAAACAAAGATAGATCTTATAGTTACCCCTATGGTAACTATTATTTCCGGTACTATAATTGCCGCCTTGGTAGGGCCGGGAATGTCCTCTTTTATGACATGGCTCGGAAAAATCATTATGGAAGCCACTACCCTCCAGCCGTTTTGGATGGGAGTTACGGTTTCTGTGCTGGTCGGTGTTATTCTGACCCTGCCCATAAGCAGTGCTGCCATCTGTATGATGCTTTCCCTTGCAGGACTTGCAGGAGGAGCTGCAACAGTCGGCTGTGCCGCTCAAATGATAGGTTTCGCGGTTATGAGCTATCGGGATAACGGCCTTGGAGGAAGTTTTGCTGTCGGCATAGGAACAAGTATGCTCCACATGCCCAACATAATCAAAAATCCTAAGATATGGATTCCCCCTACCTTGACGGCGGCTGTTTTAGGCCCCTTGGCTACCATTATTTTTAAAATGGAAAACATACCCCTCGGTTCAGGAATGGGAACCTGCGGCCTTGTCGGTCAAATAGGAACTATCACGGCAATGGAATCTATAGGAAGGGGAGGTTTGAACACGTATTTTGCTATTCTTCTTTTACATTTTATCCTGCCGGCTGTTTTAACATTATTTTTTACTTTTATTTTAAGAAAGATAAATTGGATTAAGGATGGAGATTTAAAGCTGGATCTTTAA
- a CDS encoding protein-glutamate methylesterase/protein-glutamine glutaminase: MEDIRVLIVDDSALMRNLIGKIVDATPGLKIADKAMNGRFALQKLERVAPDVIVLDLEMPEMNGIEFLKELKKQNIKIPVVILSSIAKEGAKVTMDCLELGACDFITKPSGSESANLTTVSETLSKMLLAYGRRHQIETGIRGADTIRSFSVSEPFKSVIPKPMTAAEPQKEEKPKAQREHGNIQIIAIGISTGGPNALRQVFASIDKDLPQPIVVVQHMPPGFTKEFALSLDKICPLEVKEAEDGDLIKPGRILIAPGGKHLVVEKRSLAAVAKIIDTPPQSGHKPSVDVLFGSVAKEYQNHALGIIMTGMGKDGAENITKLYTEGSRTIGQDEASSVVYGMPRVAWEMGGVMEQVSLDNMAATINRYGKEFA; encoded by the coding sequence ATGGAAGATATTCGTGTCTTAATAGTAGACGATTCTGCATTGATGAGAAACCTTATAGGGAAGATTGTTGATGCTACTCCCGGCCTAAAAATAGCCGATAAGGCAATGAACGGCCGTTTTGCCCTTCAAAAACTTGAGCGTGTGGCTCCGGATGTTATCGTTTTGGACTTGGAAATGCCCGAAATGAACGGTATCGAATTTTTAAAAGAGTTAAAAAAGCAAAACATAAAGATTCCCGTAGTAATCTTGTCCAGTATTGCAAAGGAAGGAGCCAAGGTTACTATGGATTGTTTGGAACTTGGAGCTTGCGATTTTATCACAAAGCCTTCCGGTTCGGAATCTGCCAATCTTACTACCGTTTCAGAAACTCTTTCCAAGATGCTGCTTGCCTACGGCCGACGTCATCAAATTGAAACAGGTATAAGAGGCGCAGATACAATAAGATCTTTCTCTGTCTCTGAGCCGTTTAAGAGTGTTATCCCTAAGCCTATGACAGCGGCTGAGCCTCAAAAAGAAGAAAAACCTAAGGCTCAACGAGAGCATGGAAATATTCAGATTATTGCTATAGGTATTTCGACCGGCGGGCCGAATGCTTTACGCCAAGTTTTTGCATCTATCGATAAAGATCTTCCGCAGCCGATAGTTGTGGTTCAGCACATGCCGCCCGGCTTTACAAAGGAATTTGCTTTGAGTTTGGACAAAATTTGTCCTCTTGAGGTAAAGGAAGCTGAAGACGGCGATCTTATAAAGCCCGGCCGTATTCTTATCGCTCCCGGCGGAAAACATCTGGTTGTAGAAAAACGCTCTCTTGCCGCCGTTGCAAAGATTATAGATACTCCGCCCCAAAGCGGCCATAAGCCAAGCGTTGATGTTCTGTTTGGATCTGTTGCAAAGGAATACCAAAACCATGCTCTCGGAATAATCATGACCGGTATGGGAAAGGATGGTGCCGAGAATATTACAAAACTTTACACCGAAGGCTCCCGCACCATAGGACAAGATGAAGCTTCTTCAGTTGTATACGGTATGCCCAGGGTTGCATGGGAAATGGGCGGAGTTATGGAACAGGTAAGTCTTGATAATATGGCTGCGACCATAAATCGTTACGGAAAGGAATTTGCTTAA
- a CDS encoding CheR family methyltransferase, with translation MADFLTDQEFRMFSDLIYTASGITFSDTNRSILESRLKEKLRDKKLEKVSDYYAMLIKDSEEQKSLLDSVTTNLTRFFRNQPHFDALENYVIPELVKVKKAEGKNKLKIWSAGCSTGEEPYTIAMVMKKHLPIGFTAEITASDLSLKCLLVGKTGFYQESRVTGIPEDYLKLYFDKLNDGYQVKKDIMQMVNFDYHNLKHDSKHTDFDLVFCRNVLIYFDEPAQKEVIDRFWRAMSPKSFLFIGHSESLFGMETQFKFLKTDWACFYQKGF, from the coding sequence ATGGCAGATTTTTTAACTGATCAAGAATTCCGTATGTTCAGCGATTTAATATATACCGCAAGCGGTATTACTTTTTCCGATACTAATAGGTCTATTTTAGAAAGCAGGTTAAAAGAAAAACTTAGGGATAAGAAACTTGAAAAGGTGTCTGATTATTATGCGATGCTTATTAAGGATTCGGAAGAGCAAAAGAGCCTTTTAGACTCCGTTACAACAAACCTTACAAGGTTTTTTAGAAACCAGCCTCATTTTGATGCATTGGAAAATTACGTTATACCTGAGCTTGTAAAGGTAAAAAAAGCTGAAGGAAAGAATAAACTTAAAATATGGAGCGCCGGATGTTCAACAGGGGAGGAACCTTATACCATAGCTATGGTTATGAAAAAACACCTTCCGATAGGATTTACTGCCGAAATTACGGCCTCCGACTTATCCTTAAAATGTCTTCTTGTCGGTAAGACCGGCTTTTATCAGGAATCCAGAGTTACAGGAATCCCTGAAGATTATTTGAAGCTTTATTTTGATAAGCTAAATGACGGTTATCAGGTAAAAAAAGACATAATGCAAATGGTGAATTTTGACTATCATAACTTAAAACATGACTCAAAACATACCGATTTTGATCTTGTGTTTTGCCGAAATGTTTTGATCTATTTTGACGAGCCTGCTCAAAAAGAGGTTATTGATAGGTTTTGGCGTGCTATGTCGCCTAAATCTTTTTTATTTATAGGTCATTCCGAATCTCTTTTTGGTATGGAAACTCAATTTAAGTTTTTAAAAACGGATTGGGCTTGTTTTTATCAAAAGGGTTTTTGA
- a CDS encoding LptA/OstA family protein, translating to MKKIQTEIRNHKSLKPFAVCILIFLFLIDINAQTSTISFKADKVTASVSENKKSTNLIGNAEVKVDSLTISADRIEIYGKDYRYVNATGSVKGEDEEKGYSFKADLINFDRKTDTVTMFGKLELRDTKNDVSINAENIEYKKKQEIIIMRFNVKIINKDINCTSMFALYNRKESNVELTGSPVVKKGKDEFRAGKISVNLDTEDITLDGRVRGSVEQGKDEPQAETKPDQNQEEKPNV from the coding sequence ATGAAGAAAATTCAAACCGAAATTCGGAATCACAAGAGCCTTAAGCCTTTTGCGGTATGTATTCTCATATTCCTTTTTTTAATTGATATTAATGCTCAAACATCAACAATAAGTTTTAAAGCCGATAAGGTAACAGCCTCGGTATCTGAAAATAAAAAATCGACCAATTTAATAGGAAATGCCGAAGTTAAGGTAGACAGCTTAACCATATCGGCAGACCGTATCGAAATTTACGGAAAAGACTATAGATATGTAAATGCAACAGGTTCGGTTAAGGGTGAGGACGAAGAAAAAGGATACAGCTTCAAGGCCGATTTAATCAATTTTGACAGAAAAACGGATACGGTTACTATGTTCGGAAAACTGGAGCTTAGAGACACAAAAAATGATGTAAGTATTAATGCCGAAAATATTGAATATAAAAAAAAGCAAGAAATAATTATTATGCGCTTTAATGTAAAAATAATAAATAAAGATATAAACTGTACTTCAATGTTTGCTTTATACAATAGAAAAGAATCAAATGTAGAATTAACAGGCAGTCCCGTCGTAAAAAAAGGAAAGGACGAATTTAGGGCCGGAAAGATTTCCGTTAATTTGGATACGGAAGATATAACCCTTGACGGACGAGTCAGAGGTTCCGTCGAGCAGGGAAAAGACGAACCCCAAGCTGAAACCAAACCGGACCAAAATCAAGAGGAAAAACCAAATGTTTAA